A genomic segment from Saccharomyces eubayanus strain FM1318 chromosome IX, whole genome shotgun sequence encodes:
- a CDS encoding sugar porter family MFS transporter, producing the protein MSVLEASTKMSTSPSGKEEVKQTPEVRELSPDIPNKPIIAYWTVMCLCLMIAFGGFIFGWDTGTISGFINQTDFKRRFGQEQRDGSYQLSDVRTGLIVGIFNIGCAVGGLTLGRLGDIYGRRIGLMCVILVYIVGIVIQIASIDKWYQYFIGRIVSGMGVGGVAVLSPTLISEISPKHLRGTCISFYQLMITLGIFLGYCTNYGTKKYSNSIQWRVPLGLCFAWAIFMIVGMVMVPESPRFLVEKGRYEEARRSLAKSNKVTVTDPGVVSEVDAITANMEAERAAGNASWSELFSNKGAILPRVIMGVVIQSLQQLTGCNYFFYYGTTIFNAVGMEDSFETSIVLGIVNFASTFVALYIVDKFGRRKCLLWGSASMAICFVIFATVGVTRLWPHGKDQPSSQSAGNVMIVFTCFFIFCFAITWAPIAYVIVAESYPLRVRNRAMAIAVGANWMWGFLIGFFTPFITRAIGFSYGYVFMGCLIFSYFYVFFFVCETKGLTLEEVNEMYEERIKPWKSGDWVPSAKRLEQLTDGTPLDTEDIK; encoded by the coding sequence ATGTCGGTTTTAGAGGCCTCCACTAAGATGTCCACTTCTCCAAGTGGGAAAGAGGAAGTCAAGCAAACTCCTGAAGTAAGAGAACTTAGTCCGGATATACCAAACAAGCCCATCATTGCTTACTGGACGGTAATGTGTCTCTGTCTCATGATTGCCTTTGGGGGGTTCATCTTTGGTTGGGATACAGGAACCATTTCCGGATTTATCAACCAAACTGACTTCAAGAGAAGGTTTGGCCAAGAGCAGAGAGACGGCAGCTATCAACTATCGGACGTTAGAACAGGGTTGATTGTTGGTATCTTTAATATAGGTTGTGCAGTGGGAGGGTTAACGCTAGGACGCTTAGGTGACATTTATGGGCGTAGAATTGGCTTGATGTGCGTTATCCTGGTGTACATAGTTGGAATTGTCATCCAGATCGCTTCTATTGACAAGTGGTACCAATACTTTATTGGTAGGATCGTTTCTGGAATGGGTGTTGGCGGTGTTGCTGTATTGTCTCCAACTTTAATTTCAGAGATTTCTCCAAAACACTTAAGAGGCACTTGCATCTCTTTCTACCAGTTGATGATTACTCTTGGTATATTCTTAGGCTACTGTACCAACTACGGTACTAAGAAGTATTCCAACTCCATTCAATGGAGAGTTCCCTTGGGGTTGTGCTTCGCATGGGCCATCTTCATGATAGTTGGAATGGTTATGGTTCCAGAATCGCCAAGATTTTTAGTCGAGAAGGGGAGATATGAAGAAGCAAGAAGATCTTTAGCAAAGTCAAATAAGGTCACAGTTACCGACCCCGGTGTGGTTTCAGAGGTTGACGCAATAACTGCTAATATGGAAGCGGAGAGGGCTGCTGGGAACGCAAGCTGGAGCGAACTGTTCTCAAACAAGGGAGCAATTTTACCAAGAGTCATTATGGGAGTCGTCATTCAGTCCTTACAACAACTTACTGGCTGCAACTACTTTTTTTACTACGGTACCACCATTTTCAACGCAGTCGGAATGGAAGACTCTTTCGAGACGTCCATTGTGCTCGGGATTGTCAACTTTGCATCCACCTTTGTTGCGCTATACATCGTCGATAAATTTGGACGCCGGAAGTGTTTATTGTGGGGGTCTGCATCAATGGCCATCTGTTTTGTCATATTTGCCACAGTCGGTGTCACAAGATTATGGCCACATGGAAAAGACCAGCCATCGTCGCAAAGCGCAGGTAATGTCATGATTGTTTTTACgtgttttttcattttctgttttgCTATTACTTGGGCCCCAATCGCCTACGTCATTGTAGCAGAAAGTTACCCATTAAGAGTGAGGAATCGTGCTATGGCTATTGCAGTTGGAGCAAACTGGATGTGGGGCTTTTTGATCGGCTTTTTCACACCCTTTATTACTAGAGCCATAGGTTTCTCTTATGGCTACGTTTTCATGGGCTGTTTAATCTTTTCCTACttttatgttttcttctttgtttgtgAGACAAAGGGACTAACTCTAGAAGAAGTCAACGAAATGTATGAAGAGAGGATAAAGCCATGGAAGTCTGGCGACTGGGTACCAAGCGCTAAGAGGTTAGAACAACTAACAGATGGTACCCCGCTAGACACAGAGGATATTAAATAG
- the URM1 gene encoding ubiquitin-related modifier URM1 produces MVNVKVEFLGGLDAIFEKQRVHKVTVDKEDPVTVGDLIEHIVSTMIKNPNDVSIFIEDDSIRPGILTLINDTDWELEGEKDCVLEDGDIVSFTSTLHGG; encoded by the coding sequence ATGGTGAATGTGAAAGTGGAGTTTTTGGGCGGATTGGATgctatttttgaaaagcagAGGGTGCATAAAGTCACCGTGGACAAAGAGGATCCTGTAACAGTGGGTGACTTGATTGAGCATATAGTGTCCACCATGATTAAGAATCCCAACGACGTCAGTATTTTCATCGAAGATGACTCTATAAGGCCCGGCATCCTCACATTAATCAACGATACTGATTGGGAGCTCGAAGGTGAAAAGGACTGTGTCTTGGAAGATGGCGATATCGTCTCTTTCACTTCCACGTTGCACGGTGGctaa
- the NAS2 gene encoding Nas2p, which yields MEEKELSDLLANVKIDXSLASRIDQMDDFKLAELMVLKTDIEAQLEAYFSVLKEQGIGMDSALVTPDGYPRSDVDVLQITMIRKNVNMLKNDLNHLLQRSHVLLNLHFDRMNVKTHQTVDGNDRGDEDRPIQYTIPFAFISEVVAGSPSDKADIQVYDKLISIGSVHAANHSKLQNIQMAVIKNEDKSLPVRLLRDGKILTTSLTPSRNWDGRGLLGCRIQEL from the coding sequence ATGGAGGAGAAAGAACTAAGCGATTTGTTGGCCAATGTCAAGATAGACMCGAGTCTGGCGTCGAGGATAGACCAGATGGATGACTTCAAACTAGCGGAATTGATGGTGTTAAAGACGGATATCGAGGCCCAGCTGGAGGCTTATTTCAGCGTGCTCAAGGAGCAGGGTATTGGTATGGATTCTGCGCTAGTCACGCCAGATGGGTATCCTCGCTCGGATGTAGACGTGCTGCAGATCACCATGATCAGAAAGAACGTCAATATGCTGAAGAACGACTTGAACCACCTTTTGCAAAGGTCACATGTCCTGTTGAATCTGCACTTTGATAGAATGAACGTCAAGACTCACCAAACGGTGGACGGCAATGATAGGGGCGACGAAGATCGACCCATCCAGTACACTATCCCCTTTGCCTTCATCAGTGAGGTCGTTGCAGGCAGTCCATCGGATAAAGCTGACATTCAGGTCTATGATAAGCTGATTTCGATTGGCAGTGTGCATGCAGCAAATCATTCCAAACTACAAAACATTCAGATGGCTGTCATAAAGAATGAAGACAAGTCATTGCCTGTTCGTCTCTTGAGAGATGGGAAAATTCTCACCACGTCGCTGACACCTTCTAGGAACTGGGACGGCAGGGGTCTTTTGGGCTGCAGAATACAAGAATTGTGA
- the YIA6 gene encoding NAD+ transporter — translation MAAITVLKRAVTGTMTQADNPVPTCSVLPKRQHTAEHEKPLLLHEEQLIFPDHASQLSSADIIEPIQKNNSMDSIAGTTLRSSPVSLSSTQITALSGAIAGFLSGVAVCPLDVAKTRLQAQGLQTRFENPYYRGILGTLSTIVRDEGPQGLYKGLVPIVLGYFPTWMIYFSVYEVSKKFFHGVFTQFDFIAQSCAAITAGAASTTLTNPIWVVKTRLMLQSNLGEHPTHYRGTFDALKKISSQEGFKALYAGLVPSLLGLFHVAIHFPIYEELKIRFHCYSRADNGTSIDLQRLIMASSVSKMIASTVTYPHEILRTRMQLKSDIPDSIQRRLFPLIKATYAQEGLKGFYSGFTTNLIRTIPASAITLVSFEYFRNRLENINSVAI, via the coding sequence ATGGCTGCGATAACAGTACTAAAGAGAGCAGTTACTGGCACCATGACGCAGGCTGATAATCCCGTCCCCACCTGCAGTGTGCTGCCCAAGCGGCAGCATACTGCAGAGCACGAAAAGCCCCTGTTGCTGCATGAAGAACAACTGATATTCCCTGATCATGCCTCACAACTATCCTCCGCGGACATCATCGAGCCCATCCAGAAGAACAACAGCATGGACTCCATCGCCGGGACCACGCTGCGGAGCAGTCCTGTGTCCTTGTCCTCGACGCAGATCACTGCTCTTTCAGGCGCCATTGCTGGGTTCTTATCGGGCGTGGCAGTGTGTCCCCTCGACGTTGCTAAAACACGACTGCAAGCACAGGGTCTACAAACTCGGTTTGAGAACCCTTACTACAGGGGAATCCTGGGGACCTTGAGCACCATAGTAAGAGATGAGGGCCCACAGGGGCTATACAAAGGGCTGGTGCCGATAGTCCTGGGTTATTTCCCTACTTGGATGATATACTTCTCCGTGTACGAAGTCAGCAAGAAATTCTTCCATGGTGTTTTCACCCAGTTCGACTTCATCGCTCAATCGTGTGCTGCCATCACAGCGGGGGCCGCATCCACTACGCTGACCAACCCAATTTGGGTGGTGAAGACAAGACTCATGTTGCAATCAAACCTCGGGGAGCATCCTACCCATTACAGGGGTACGTTCGATGCgctcaagaaaatatcttcCCAGGAAGGTTTTAAAGCACTGTATGCGGGGCTGGTCCCCTCATTGTTAGGATTGTTCCATGTGGCTATCCATTTTCCTATATACGAAGAGTTGAAGATAAGATTCCATTGCTATTCCCGGGCAGATAACGGAACATCCATTGACCTACAACGGTTGATCATGGCGTCATCCGTGTCCAAAATGATCGCATCAACAGTTACGTATCCACACGAAATCTTACGAACCAGGATGCAATTAAAGTCGGACATACCAGACTCCATTCAACGACGGTTGTTCCCGTTGATCAAGGCAACATATGCACAGGAAGGGCTCAAGGGATTCTATTCCGGTTTTACTACGAACCTAATACGAACCATTCCGGCTTCTGCAATCACTCTAGTGTCctttgaatattttagaAATCGCCTGGAAAACATTAACTCTGTGGCAATATAA
- the EPS1 gene encoding protein disulfide isomerase EPS1, which produces MTTHLKRHLLAFLPFITLLIALTVTAAEPPEGFPEPLNKNNFKEELSKGLHIIDFYSPYCSHCKNLEPIWMETWDEFRDEGKKLNITFLQVNCIESADLCSEEDIKFFPDVRLYNPSGYLKSFTENPKTKESLMAFARRESMDPDNLDMDLDSALSQSQHLEGFDFIKLIAGKADRPYLVSFWPTKNLKDSDDSVNFENCDKCHEFQRTWKIVSRQLVVEDIKSGHVNCESNPTLCKELGFSDLVKITNHRADREPKVALVLPNKTSNNLIDYPKDFSVKSNDYVDFARRTFANSQFPNITEEELKKVAREIDFVPEKGASFNNDIHLVFAYDPETVVVEDFDILEYLIEPLSKIPNIYLHQIDKNLIGLSRDIFENMYKLINDYNTGEAQKDFNEEYFTMNTVTQLPTFFMFKDGDFVSHVYPGYSTTEMRNVEEIMKWVQKYSNPLATEITSSNLREWMSFQTESYSNLAIQLVSTGSGKQIKGSNTLIRKLLLASFDYEHVRMENNFEQINEKRTKKADSIKLLKEKKTPADKIVDKMREEIPHIDNKKLLLGYLDLSKEKKFFRRFGITGDHKVGDVIIIDKSNNFYYTKDNFGNTLTANEPLLLREAFVSLNIPSKALYSSKMKGRLMNSPFHNAFSFLDIVHQNGIYGYLCIIILIIIILKSPSFYRKYKVRRNYHSKRNAVGILGNLEKKQNQD; this is translated from the coding sequence ATGACAACACATTTGAAAAGGCACCTATTGGCCTTCCTGCCTTTCATAACTCTTCTTATAGCCCTCACAGTAACTGCTGCTGAACCACCCGAAGGATTTCCTGAGCCcttgaacaaaaataacttcaaagaagagctGTCCAAGGGGCTGCATATTATCGACTTCTATAGTCCATACTGCTCCCATTGCAAGAACTTGGAACCTATCTGGATGGAGACGTGGGATGAATTTAGAGATGAAGGCAAGAAACTCAATATAACTTTTTTACAAGTCAATTGTATCGAGAGTGCAGATTTATGTTCAGAGGAAGATATTAAATTCTTTCCTGATGTTAGACTTTATAATCCGTCAGGATACCTGAAATCGTTTACtgaaaatccaaaaacCAAAGAGTCTTTGATGGCGTTTGCGCGTAGGGAGTCTATGGACCCAGATAACCTCGACATGGATTTGGATTCTGCCTTAAGTCAAAGTCAGCATCTCGAaggttttgattttatcaagcTGATTGCTGGTAAGGCCGATAGGCCATACTTGGTTTCCTTCTGGCCAACCAAAAATCTGAAAGATAGTGATGATTCTGTAAATTTCGAGAATTGTGACAAATGTCATGAATTCCAAAGAACTTGGAAAATCGTTTCCCGGCAATTGGTTGTGGAAGATATAAAGTCAGGCCACGTGAATTGCGAATCCAACCCAACGCTTTGTAAGGAACTAGGGTTTTCCGACCTGGTGAAAATAACCAACCACAGGGCGGATAGAGAACCCAAAGTGGCATTGGTTTTACCCAATAAAACTTCAAATAATTTAATCGATTATCCAAAGGACTTCTCCGTGAAGTCAAACGATTATGTGGATTTTGCCAGAAGGACTTTTGCCAACAGTCAGTTCCCGAATATAACGGAAGAAGAACTTAAAAAAGTGGCTAGGGAAATCGACTTTGTACCAGAAAAGGGAGCATCGTTCAACAATGATATTCACTTGGTCTTTGCATATGACCCCGAAACTGTCGTGGTTGAAGACTTTGACATTTTAGAATATCTGATTGAGCCTCTTTCTAAGATTccaaatatttatttacaCCAGATTgacaaaaatttgatagGCCTATCTCgcgatatttttgaaaatatgtATAAATTGATTAACGATTACAACACCGGTGAAGCTCAAAAGGATTTTAATGAAGAATACTTTACCATGAACACGGTTACACAACTGCCAACTTTCTTTATGTTCAAAGATGGCGACTTCGTATCACATGTTTACCCCGGTTATTCGACAACAGAAATGAGAAATGTCGAGGAAATTATGAAATGGGTGCAAAAGTATTCCAATCCCTTGGCGACAGAAATCACCTCTTCTAATTTGAGGGAGTGGATGTCATTCCAAACTGAAAGTTACAGTAATTTAGCCATTCAATTAGTAAGTACTGGTAGTGGTAAGCAAATTAAGGGAAGTAATACACTTATCCGTAAGCTTCTTCTCGCGAGCTTCGATTACGAACATGTTCGTATGGAAAATAACTTTGaacaaataaatgaaaaaagaacgaaGAAAGCTGACAGTATTAAGCTACTAAAGGAGAAAAAGACACCAGCCGACAAAATTGTTGATAAGATGCGTGAAGAAATTCCTCATATAGACAATAAGAAATTATTGTTGGGTTATTTAGATCTTtccaaagagaaaaagttttttagAAGATTTGGTATAACGGGAGACCACAAGGTTGGAGATGTCATTATAATTGACAAATCAAACAACTTCTATTATACAAAAGATAATTTTGGTAATACTTTAACGGCCAATGAGCCTCTCTTACTAAGAGAGGCATTTGTCTCTCTAAATATTCCATCGAAGGCCTTGTACAGCTCTAAAATGAAGGGGAGATTGATGAATTCTCCATTCCACAACGCTTTTAGCTTCTTAGACATAGTCCATCAGAACGGCATTTACGGCTATCTTTGTATCATTATTTTGATTATCATAATCCTTAAAAGCCCCTCTTTTtacagaaaatataaagtaAGGAGGAACTATCATTCGAAGAGAAATGCAGTCGGCATCTTAGGGAACTTAGAGAAGAAGCAAAATCAAGACTAG
- the BET1 gene encoding Bet1p produces MKLCRFTGGNAYQRDTGRTQLFGTPDGSSNLDDTASSSFGSTGKLDYSQSNLASLESQSEEQMGAMGQRIKALKSLSLRMGDEIRGSNHTIDQLGDTFHNTSVKLKRTFSSMMEMARRSGISIKTWLIIFFFVGLLFFWVWII; encoded by the coding sequence ATGAAATTATGTAGATTTACAGGGGGCAACGCTTATCAACGTGATACTGGTAGGACACAATTGTTTGGAACGCCAGATGGTTCAAGTAATCTCGATGACActgcttcttcatcgtttgGTAGTACGGGGAAACTAGACTACTCTCAAAGCAATTTGGCATCACTAGAATCTCAAAGTGAAGAACAAATGGGAGCCATGGGTCAAAGGATAAAAGCTTTaaaatcattatcattaagAATGGGCGACGAAATTAGAGGAAGTAATCATACGATTGATCAGCTTGGTGACACTTTCCACAACACCTCCGTCAAACTAAAAAGAACCTTCAGCAGTATGATGGAAATGGCCAGGAGATCAGGAATTAGCATAAAAACATGgttgataatatttttttttgtaggcttgcttttcttctggGTGTGGATTATATAG
- the CFD1 gene encoding iron-sulfur cluster assembly protein CFD1, giving the protein MAEEQEMGVPAASLAEIKHIILILSGKGGVGKSSVTTQTALTLCSMGLRVGVLDIDLTGPSLPRMFGIENKSIYQGSEGWQPVKVETGSTGSLSVISLGFLLGDRGNSVIWRGPKKTSMIKQFISDVAWGELDYLLIDTPPGTSDEHISIAEELRYSNPDGGIVVTTPQGVATADVKKEINFCKKVDLKILGIIENMSGFICPYCAECTNIFSSGGGKRLSEQFSVPYLGNVPIDPKFVEMIENQTSSEKTLVEMYKESPLCPIFKKIMDTLREQDITSRVAEKHD; this is encoded by the coding sequence ATGGcggaagaacaagaaatggGTGTCCCAGCAGCCTCTTTGGCAGAAATCAAACATATCATTTTGATACTTTCCGGTAAGGGTGGTGTTGGTAAAAGCTCGGTGACCACACAAACAGCACTGACCCTTTGCAGCATGGGTCTCAGAGTGGGGGTCCTAGACATCGACTTGACCGGACCGTCTTTACCTAGAATGTTTGGCatagaaaataaatctATTTATCAAGGCTCTGAGGGCTGGCAACCCGTGAAAGTTGAGACCGGTTCCACCGGTTCTCTTAGTGTAATATCACTGGGGTTTTTGTTAGGTGACAGGGGCAACAGTGTGATATGGAGGGGCCCTAAAAAGACTTCTATGATAAAGCAGTTCATCTCAGACGTCGCCTGGGGTGAACTGGATTACCTGTTAATTGATACGCCCCCAGGAACCTCAGATGAACACATTTCAATTGCGGAGGAGCTGAGATATTCTAACCCAGATGGTGGCATCGTAGTGACTACACCGCAGGGTGTGGCAACTGCTGAtgtcaaaaaagaaatcaactTCTGCAAAAAAGTTGACCTAAAGATCCTTGGTATAATCGAAAATATGTCAGGATTCATATGCCCATACTGTGCAGAGTGTACAAATATCTTTTCTAGTGGAGGGGGGAAAAGGTTATCCGAACAATTCTCTGTTCCATATCTAGGCAACGTTCCTATAGATCCAAAATTTGTAGAGATGATAGAAAACCAAACATCGAGTGAAAAGACGCTGGTAGAAATGTACAAAGAATCCCCTTTATGCcctattttcaaaaaaattatggATACACTAAGAGAACAAGACATTACATCTCGTGTTGCGGAGAAACACGATTAA
- the CMI7 gene encoding Cmi7p, giving the protein MSGRGIKWARVYSLVDSMTRETPEDVNDAGAKDILEVLNLIKGGEEKISEVELKLDEMEKKMDSLLVQLEGLHKDNDGLAKESGQK; this is encoded by the coding sequence ATGTCAGGAAGAGGTATTAAGTGGGCAAGAGTTTATTCATTGGTCGATAGTATGACTCGTGAAACACCTGAAGATGTCAATGATGCAGGAGCAAAAGATATTCTAGAGGTTTTAAACCTTATTAAAGGAGGAGAAGAGAAGATATCGGAAGTCGAGCTTAAGCTGgatgaaatggaaaagaaaatggacTCTCTATTAGTTCAGTTAGAAGGTTTGCACAAGGATAACGATGGTTTGGCGAAGGAATCTGGCCAGAAGTAG
- the INP51 gene encoding phosphoinositide 5-phosphatase INP51: protein MKLFIGRKTRSVVISSNNYCLSFQRLRSIPGASSQQRQLSKNPSVTIKSFPDTDLSNDNNYIEVKSCIFNGLLGLVCLNGDIYVAVISGVQNVGFPRWKLVDHQVRPSENIYKILDVDFYSLENDVFDYLLYERSEQNYDKLIHEHPCGPLKKLFSDGTFYYSRDFDISNIVKNHGSSHNLEYTVDNQDLSFIWNANLASEVINWRSKISNEEKQLFANAGFLTFVIRGYCKTALIENGPNTASITIISRISTEGKQDTLELEGISEDGKISLFVETEIVVTTEKFIFSYTQVNGSIPLFWESVESQLLYGRKIKITKDPIEAQGAFDRHFDNLTSKYGVVSIVNIIKPKSESQEKLALTYKDCAESKGIKITNIEYSSSVLTKSPHKLLYLLKQDIYEFGAFAYDISRGIYFAKQTGVIRISAFDSIEKPNTVERLVSKEVLELTTNEIDVFELTSPFLDAHDKLWSENYYWLDRTYTKHTKSSGKYTKVYSKLFGSRVRLYDPLHIYISQHLKQLRTKYTFEKDISIFAGTFNISGKIPKDDIKDWIFPKSMSTDDEMADLYVIGLEEVVELTPGHILATDPYVRQFWEKKILTLLNGPGRKKKYVRLWSTQLGGILLLLFMKETEYSKVKHIEGDVKKTGFGGMASNKGAVAVSFKYSATKFCVLVSHLAAGLENVEQRHNDYKTIAKSIRFSRGLRIKDHDAIIWMGDFNYRILMSNEDVRRKIVSKEYAGLFEKDQLNQQMIAGESFPYFHEMAIDFPPTYKFDPGTKNYDTSEKMRIPAWTDRILSRGEVLKQLEYRCCEDIVFSDHRPVYATFRARVTVVDEQKKTTLGTQIYERIMEKLEGLDDDEKIAVLSDDAFVIDSIEGNDAIAGPTHSPTPIPEPKRGRKLPPPSSDLKKWWIGNGKQVKVVLDVDPEVYMINPERDPNPFIENEDETLFIER, encoded by the coding sequence ATGAAACTGTTCATCGGTAGAAAAACACGTTCGGTTGTCATCTCTTCCAATAATTACTGTTTATCGTTTCAACGACTGCGCAGCATACCAGGAGCCAGTTCCCAGCAGCGTCAACTAAGTAAAAATCCTAGCGTAACTATAAAATCTTTCCCTGATACAGACCTCTCAAATGATAATAACTATATCGAAGTCAAAAGCTGCATATTCAATGGGTTATTGGGGCTTGTGTGTCTCAATGGTGATATATATGTCGCCGTTATATCTGGTGTCCAGAATGTTGGATTTCCTAGATGGAAATTAGTAGATCACCAAGTAAGGCCGTCAGAGAACATTTATAAAATATTAGATGTCGATTTTTACAGTTTAGAAAATGACGTTTTTGATTACCTCCTTTATGAAAGGTCAGAACAAAACTACGATAAATTGATCCACGAACATCCCTGTGGTCCCTTGAAGAAACTGTTTAGTGATGGaacattttattattctaGAGATTTCGACATCTCAAACATCGTAAAAAACCACGGTTCATCACATAACTTGGAATACACTGTGGATAACCAAGATTTATCCTTCATTTGGAACGCTAATTTGGCTAGTGAGGTTATCAATTGGAGAAGTAAAATTTCGAATGAAGAGAAACAACTCTTTGCAAATGCGGGTTTCTTAACGTTTGTTATTCGAGGTTATTGCAAGACAGCGTTAATAGAAAACGGCCCAAATACAGCCTCCATAACTATCATTTCCAGGATCTCAACTGAAGGTAAGCAGGATACGCTCGAATTAGAGGGCATTAGTGAAGACGGAAAGATTTCCTTGTTTGTCGAAACTGAAATTGTGGTAACCACAGAaaagttcattttttccTACACTCAAGTAAACGGAAGCATTCCTCTTTTTTGGGAATCTGTGGAAAGTCAGCTGTTGTATGGGAGGAAAATCAAGATAACGAAGGATCCTATCGAAGCTCAAGGAGCCTTTGACAGGCATTTTGATAATCTAACATCAAAGTACGGTGTCGTTAGTATTgttaatattataaaacCGAAAAGCGAGTCACAAGAAAAGCTAGCACTGACATACAAGGATTGCGCTGAATCAAAAggaataaaaataacaaataTAGAATACAGCTCTAGTGTTCTAACGAAATCTCCCCATAAACTGCTTTATTTGCTAAAACAAGATATTTACGAGTTCGGCGCCTTTGCGTATGATATCTCCAGGGGCATCtattttgcaaaacaaaCGGGTGTGATAAGAATAAGTGCATTTGattcaattgaaaaaccCAACACAGTTGAAAGGTTAGTGAGCAAGGAAGTCCTTGAGTTGACTACCAATGAAATCGATGTATTTGAGCTTACTTCTCCATTCTTAGATGCCCATGATAAGCTGTGGTCAGAAAACTATTACTGGCTTGATCGAACATACACCAAGCATACAAAGAGTTCTGGAAAGTACACGAAAGTTTATTCGAAATTGTTTGGTTCGCGAGTTAGATTATACGATCCGCTACACATCTACATCTCTCAGCACTTAAAGCAACTAAGGACAAAATATACCTTTGAGAAAGATATCTCAATATTTGCAGGGACATTTAACATAAGTGGGAAAATCCCTAAAGATGATATAAAGGAttggatttttccaaagtcAATGTCTACGGATGATGAAATGGCTGATCTTTATGTGATAGGATTGGAAGAGGTGGTGGAACTTACCCCTGGCCACATCCTTGCTACGGATCCATACGTCCGCCAATTTTgggaaaagaagatactGACTTTATTAAATGGGCCTGGAcgtaaaaagaaatatgttCGTTTATGGAGCACGCAGTTGGGTGGTATTTTGCTTCTCTTATTCATGAAAGAGACAGAATATTCGAAAGTCAAGCATATCGAAGGGgatgtaaaaaaaaccggCTTTGGTGGGATGGCTTCGAATAAAGGAGCCGTCGCAGTCAGTTTCAAATATTCCGCTACAAAGTTTTGCGTACTGGTGTCACATTTAGCGGCAGGGTTAGAAAATGTTGAACAGAGACACAATGACTATAAAACAATCGCAAAAAGCATTCGATTTTCAAGAGGACTACGAATAAAGGACCATGACGCAATTATTTGGATGGGTGATTTCAATTACAGGATATTGATGTCAAATGAAGATGTTAGGCGAAAAATTGTTTCTAAAGAGTATGCCggtttatttgaaaaagatcaGCTTAATCAGCAAATGATAGCCGGTGAATCATTCCCTTATTTCCACGAAATGGCAATCGATTTCCCGCCTACCTATAAATTTGATCCTGGTACAAAAAACTATGATACCAGTGAAAAAATGAGGATACCAGCTTGGACTGACCGGATTCTAAGCAGAGGAGAAGTATTAAAACAATTGGAATATAGATGTTGTGAAGATATCGTGTTTTCCGATCATCGACCAGTATATGCAACATTCAGGGCCAGAGTGACTGTGGttgatgaacaaaaaaagactaCTCTGGGTACACAAATCTACGAGAGAATTATGGAAAAATTAGAAGGGttggatgatgatgagaaAATTGCAGTTCTAAGTGATGACGCATTTGTTATTGACAGTATTGAGGGCAACGATGCGATAGCTGGGCCTACGCACTCTCCAACACCAATTCCTGAACCGAAAAGAGGCAGAAAATTACCACCACCTAGTTcagacttgaaaaaatggtGGATCGGGAACGGGAAGCAGGTTAAAGTGGTTCTTGACGTGGACCCAGAAGTTTATATGATCAACCCAGAGAGGGATCCCAACCCTTTTATCGAGAACGAAGATGAAACGCTTTTTATAGAAAGATAA